A stretch of DNA from Phragmitibacter flavus:
TGAGGCAGTCAAGTTTTATCAGATGACTCCCGTTGAGATGTGGGGGTGTTTTTTCAAGTTCATTCAAATTGTTGATTTAAAGTGAAATTTGGTATTCGTAGGCTGCATGTTGATCAATGCCCCGTCACCGTTGGAGTTTCGTCATCTGCGCACGTTGGCGGCGATTGCGGAGACGCACAGTTTGTCGAAGGCGGCGGCGCGGTTGCATTTGTCGCAGCCGGCGGTGTCGCATCAGGTGAAGGCGTTGGAGGAGTTGTGTGGGCTGGCGTTGTTTGAGCGGAAGTCAGTGCCGTTGAGGCTGACGCCGGGGGGACAGCGGTTGTTGCAGCTTGCGCAGCTGATGGAGTCGCAGATGGCGGAGGCGGAGCGGGATCTGGCGCGGATTGCGGGGGGGAATACGGGGCAGTTGCGGATCGCAGTGGAGTGTCATTCCTGTTTTGACTGGCTGATGCCGTCGATGGATGCGTTTCGCGAGAGATGGCCGGAGGTGGAGCAGGATTTGGTGTCGGGTTTTCATGCGGACCCGATTGGGTTGTTGCACGAGGACCGGGCAGATCTGGTGATTGTGTCGCATGCGATCAAGCGGGCGCGGACGGTGTTTCATCCGTTGTTTCGTTATGAGGTTTCGGCGTTGCTGGCAAAGGAGCATCCATTGACGGCCAAGCCGTATTTGACGCCGAAGGATTTTTCGAAGGAGACGTTGGTGAGTTATCCGATTCCGGATGACCGGATTGATGTGATGCGGGATTTTTTGATTCCGGCGCGGATTGATCCGGGGAAACGGCGCGCGACGGAACTGACGGTGGCGATTTTGCAACTGGTGGCGAGTCGGCGTGGGATTGCGGCGATGCCGAGATGGGCGGTGCAGCCGTTTTTGGATCGCGAGTATGTGGTGGCTCGGCCGCTGGGCAAAAAAGGGGTGGAGAGTGCGCTTTATGCGGCAACGACGGAGGAAATGGCGGAGAAGGCGTGGATGCGGGATTTTCTGGAGATCATGCGGCGGGGGGGTTTTGCCTCATTGCAGGGGGTTCGGGCGTTTAGGGGAGGGAAAGACCGAATTGACAGGAACTGGGCTGACGAGGCGTTGTATTTTGAATGAGGATGATCAAGGATGCTTTTGTTTATCCGTTTCGCGGGGCTGGGCCGGTGATGCTGGTGATTGGGACGCTATCGCTGTTGTTTTTTGGGGTGGCGAGGTGGGCACCGGTCTTCGGCGGGATTGCCGCATTGCTGGGGGCGGCTTATCTGGCGACCTTCTTTCTGGATGTGATCGGCACCACGGTGTCGGGAGGAGAGGAGGTGCCGGACTGGCCTTCGATTGCGGATGGGTGGGAGGATGTGGTGTTTCCGTATCTGCGAGTCGTGGTGTCAGTGGCATGTGGCGGGTTACCGCTTTTGGCGGTGGGGTTTTTGGTGCCGGAGTCGGAGGCATTTTTTGATGTGGCGTTTTTTGGAGCAGTGGTGCTGGGGGCGATGTATGTGCCGATGGCGTTGTTGAATGCGGCGGTGTATCAGACGTTTGAATCGGTATTGCCGCATCGGGTTTTGCCGGGGATTTGGAAGTGCATGCCGTCGTATTTGATTTCTGCGGGGTTGGTGGTGGTGTTGGTGTTGGTGGGAGGCGCGGCGGTGATGCTGGGGGAGAGGACAGCGTATGTGGGGTGGGTTTTTGGGGCCGCGTTGTCGTTTTATTTTATGCTGGTTCAGGCGCGATTCATTGGGATGATTTATCGGAAGAATGAAATGGCTTTGGAGGAGTGAGATGGTGATTTTTGGTGGGGATTTGCCCGGATGAACGCCGATGTGAGGGCGAGATGCGTTTAAGTTTTTGAGCATGAAAAAATACAAGACGAGTTTGCATTGGTTTCGACGAGATTTGAGGTTGGTGGACAATGCGGGGTTGTGGAACGCGCAGCAGATGTCGGAACAGGTGGTGCCGGTGTATGTGTTGAGCGATTGGAAGAAGAAGCATGATTGGACGGGGCCGAACCGGCAGGCGTTTTTGTGCGGGAATTTGCAGTCGCTGGCGAAAAACTTGGAGGCGATTGGGTCGAGGTTGGTTTTGCGATGTGGTTCGGCAGAGAGGGAATTGGAAAAGTTGCTGAAGGAGACGAAGGCCGAGGCGCTGTTTGTGAATCGTGATCCTGATCCGTTTGGGAAGGAAGTAGAAGGAAAGGTGAAGGAGGTTTGTGAGAGGATGGGGGTGGCGTTTCACTCGTTTAAGGACGCGGTGCTGCATGAGGCGGATGAAGTGGTGAAGGGGGATGGGTCGGCGTATCGGGTTTACACGCCGTATTCAAAGGTGTGGTTGGGGTTGGCGAAGCCGGAACCGTTGCCAAGGGTGAAGAGCTTGGGGAATGCGGTGGGTGACAACGTGAAATCGGAGGCGTTGCCAACTTTGGCGCATTGGGGATTGGAGGAGAGCGGGGCGGAGTTGCCAGAGGCGGGGGAACGGGCGGCGCGCGAGCGGATGAAGAATTTTGTGGGGAGTCGGAGATTGCCGGAGTATGCAGAGAAACGAAATGTGCCTTTTGGGATGCATTCGTCGGGACTGAGCCCGGATTTGCGCTACGGATTGATTGGGATTCGGGAGTTGTATGCGCGGTGTCGTAAGAAGGCGGAGGAGATGTCGACGGGTGAGCGGAAGGGGGTGGAGACGTATGTGAAGGAGCTGGGTTGGAGGGAGTTTTACATGGCGGTGCTGCATTTTTGGCCGGAGGTGCTGGAGACGGATTTTAATCCGGAGTTCCGCAATGTGAGGTGGGATTCGGATGAGGCTTTGTTTGAAGCCTGGAAAGCGGGGATGACGGGGTTTCCGATGGTGGATGCGGGGATGCGGCAGTTGCTGGCGACGGGGTGGATGCACAATCGGTTAAGGATGATCGTGGCGATGTTTTTGACCAAGGACCTGCATTGTCACTGGCGACTTGGAGAGAGTTTTTTTATGCAGCAGCTGATTGACGGGGAGATTGCCAGCAACAATGGGGGATGGCAGTGGAGCGCGGGGACCGGGGCGGATGCGGCACCCTATTTTCGGATTCAGAATCCGTGGTTGCAGGGGAAACGGTTTGATCCGGATGGGATGTATATCAAAAAATGGATTCCGGAACTGAAGGACGTGCCGGTGGAGCGGTTGCATGAACCTGCGAAGTTGCGATTGGCGAAGGATTATCCGCTGCCGATTGTGGATCATCACGCGGAGCGCGACAAAACGCTGGAGCGGTTCAAGCAGGGCAAGGAGAAGAGGTGAAGTGAGGTGAGATTTTTCTTGTAGGCTTTTTAGATCTTTTGGTTGCCAACCTTCGAAAGGGGTTCATTTTCAAGATGCTTTTGTCATGAGGAACCACGTGCATGCCTTGGAGAAAATTCCGCATTGCGGCGGCATGCTTTCCGCTGTAACTGTTTCGCCCGGCCTTACTTACCCCACTTTCTGCAGGCCGATCTGTTGTAATGTTGATTGATCGATTTTTCCCTGCCCATGCTTGATCTGATTTCCAAAGGAGGAGCCCTGGTGTTTTTGTTGCTGGGCTGTTTGGCGTTGGCCATCGCCATATTTTTTGAGCGTTTGTCGTATTTTCACCGGGCGGAGTTGAACATTGGGGAGTTTCTTTCGGGGCTGGCGAGTTTGATCCGTCGCAAAAACTATGCGGAGGCTTTGCAGGAGTGTGTGGCGACCCGGGTTCCTGCGGGTCGGGTTTTGCATGCGGCGCTTTTGAGGCATCATGCCCCGCGGGAGCAGTTGAAGGAGATTGTGCAGGAGGCGGGTCAGTTGGAGGTGCCGAGGCTGGAGCGTTATTTAAGTGTGTTGCACGGGATTGCGCATGCGGCCCCTCTGATTGGGTTGTTGGGGACGATTGCGGGGTTGATGAACACGTTCGCTTTGCTGAACAAGGTCGGAGGATTTGCAACACCGGCGCAGGTTTCTGAGGGGGTTTATCTGAGTTTGGTGACGTCGGCTTTGGGGCTGGCGGTGGCGATTCCGAGTTATCTTTTTTATGCGTTCCTGGCGGCGAAATCGCGGCATTTGATGCATGATTTGGAGCGCGCGGGAATTGAGATTGTGAACATCCTTGAGGATCATCGGGAGCCTGCGGCGATGGCGGAGGGCGGTGCGCAAATTGTGGAGTTTCGGAACAGCGAAGCTCAGCAGCGTGGCAGGAAGGCGTGAGAATTGAGGAGTGGTTGTCACAAAGAATACCAAGATGACGGGACTTTGGATTTGAATTTGCCTGCAATTTGAAGTGGGTGGGTTAGGAGAGGGGCATGAGTGACGGTTCGCGATTTCTTGAGCTCAGAGGTGAAGAGTTGTTGCCCTGGCTGGATGGGTTGGGGGAACTGCGAATAGCAGTATTTAGGGAGTATCCGTATTTGTATGATGGATCGCTGGAATATGAGCGTGATTATTTGAAGGTGTATGCGAGGTCGGAGGGGAGTTTGGTGGTGCTGGTGACGGATGAGGCGGGGGAGCGGGTGTTGGGGGCGACGACTTGTTTGCCTTTGAAGGATGAGGGCGAGGAGTTTCAGAAGCCGTTTTTGGAAAAGGGGTATGACGTAGAAAAGATCGGGTATTTTGGGGAGTCAATTTTATTGCCTGAGTTGCGTGGGCGGGGGATTGGGAAGGAGTTTTTCAAACGCAGGGAGGCGCATGCGCAGCGCTTGGGGATGAAGTGGACGACCTTTTGTGCGGTGGATCGGGCGGAGGATCATCCGATGAGACCGAAGGGGTATCGGCCCTTGAATGAATTTTGGAGGGCGCAGGGGTATGTGCAGCATCCAGAGTTGCAGACGACTTTTGTTTGGAAGGAGATGGGGGAGGCGGAGGAGTCGCCCAAAATGTTAACCTTTTGGATGAAATCATGGCAGAACTGACGGTGGATTTGATGACGTGTGATGTGGGCGCTGAGGCGGCTTCGCCAGAGGCGTTTGCCGATTTCTTGGTGTCGCGAACGACGGATGCTTGGGATGGTGGGGCGGATGTGGTGTTGTTCCCGGAGTTTTCGTGGCTGGGTTTGGAACGGTTTGTGGAGGGTGGACCTGGGGCTTTGCAGGCGGTGGGGAAATTGTTTTGGGAGGAATTGTGGCCGGGGATGTCGTCGAAGTTGACGAGATCGGACAAGGCGGTGGTGCTGGGGACGGTGCCGTTTGTGGGAACGGATGGGATGTTGCGCAATCGGGCTCCGGTGGTGGTGGGCGATCATGTGGGGTATCAGGACAAGTTGAATCTGACGCCTTGGGAGTCGGCGTTTTCTCCTGGGGAGGGAGTGCAGTTGTTTTCGCTGGGCGGAGTGAGGTTTGCAGTGATCATCTGTTTGGACATTGAGATCCCGGAGCTGTCAGTGGCGCTGCGGGGGAAGGGGGTCGACTTAATTCTGGTTCCGAGTGCGACGGAGAGTGTGCTGGGGGTGGAGCGGGTGGGAAGATGTGCGAGTGCGCGGGCGGTGGAGCTCGGTTGTTATGTGGGGGTGAGCCATTTGGTCGGAAGGGCGAAGTCGGAGTTGGTGGATGAAAATGTGGGACGACTGGCGTGGTTGACGCCGTCGCAGGTTCCGTTTGAAAAGGACGAACGGGAGTCGGGTTCGGCGATTTTTGAGTCGGGATTTGAGGTGAACCGGGTGGTGGTGGACGGGGCGAAGCTGGCGCGGATGAGGAGGCGGCGCGCGGAGACGAATCCGTCGTTGTTGTCGGTGGACTTGCCGCGGGTGATGGACGAGAATTTGTGAGGCGCGGTCAGGCGGTTGGCTGCGATGAAAATCAGAAATCCAATTCAAATCGGTCTATGAAAATCATCGAAGAGTTCAAGTCGTTCGTTATGCGGGGCAATGTGATCGATCTCGCAGTCGGGGTGATCATTGGGGGAGCGTTCGGAAAGATTGTGGCATCGGCGGTGGAGGACTTGGTGATGCCGTTTGTGGGCATCGTGGCGAATGCGGATTTTAGCAGTTTGTATGTGCCGCTGACGCAGGCAGGCAGGGAGGCGGTGGCCAATGGGGTGACCACTCTCGCGGAAGCGAAGAAGGTGGGGCCGGTTTTTGCGTATGGCAATTTCCTCACCATTTTCCTCAACTTTTTGATCGTCGCATTTTGCATTTTTATGCTGATCAAAATTCTTAACAGGCTGCACAGGAAGAAAGAGGCGGAGCCAGCAGCTCCTTCGCCGCCGCCGGATGAGGTGGTGCTGTTGAGGGAGATTCGGGATTTGTTGAAGGAGAAGTAGGAGGTTCTTGGTTCTTGGTTCTTGGCTTGCGAGTCGGGAGGTTCTGAAATGGAGCCTCCTTACGTCGGCTGCTACAATTGGGGAGTTGGTGACGTTATGGGGAGATGACGATCACGCGTTTTTTGTTGGTGGGTTTGAGCTTGTGGATGATGGGGATGGGGAGTGGGGGGGTGAGGGGAGAGACGGCGATGGATCGGTGGTTTGAAAAGGAGGTGAAGGCGATTGAAGGAGGGCTGGAGCGGGAGGTGAAGACGAAGGAAGATTGGCTGGCGAAGAAGGGGGAATATCGTCGGCAGCTGGCGGAGATGCTGGGGCTTGATCCGATGCCGGAGAGGACGGATTTGAAGGCGACGAAGACGGGGGAGTTCGAGCACGAGGGGATCGTCGTGGAGAAGCTGCATTATCAGTCGATGCCGGGGTTGTATGTGACGGCGAATTTGTATCGGCCGAAGGTGGTGAACGAGCGGTTGCCGACGGTGCTTTATCTTTCCGGGCATGCGGACAAGCAGAAGGATGGGGTGAGTTTTGGCAACAAGTCGGGGTATTCGCATCATGGGGTGTGGTATGCGAAGCATGGGTTTGTTTGTTTGATCATCGACACGGTGCAATTGGGGGAGATTCGGGGTCATCATCATGGCACGCACCGGTTGGGGCGCTTCTGGTGGATGTCGCGTGGGTATACGCCAGCGGGGGTGGAGGCTTGGGCGGGGATTCGGGGACTGGATTATCTGGAGACGCGGTCGGAGGTGGACAAAACGCGCTTTGGGGTGGCGGGTCGAAGTGGCGGCGGCGCCTATTCCTGGTGGGTGGCGGCGCTGGATGAGCGGGTGAAGGTGGCGGTGCCGACGGCGGGGATCACGACATTAAAAAATCATGTGGTGGATGGAAAGGTGTCCGGTCATTGCGACTGCATGTTCATGGTGAATTCGTATCAATGGGATTTCGACAAGGTGGCGGCGCTGGTGGCACCAAGACCATTGTTGATCGCAAACACGGACAAGGATCCGATTTTTCCGCTGGATGGGGTGGTGAAGGTTTATGAGGGGGCGCGGCGGATTTATGGATTGCTGGGGGCGGAGAAGAACATTGGATTGCACATTGCGGAGGGCGGTCATGCGAATGTGCAGCCGCTGAACGTGGGTGAGTTCCACTGGATGACGCGGTTTTTGCAGGGAGCGGAGGCGATGAGCAC
This window harbors:
- a CDS encoding LysR family transcriptional regulator yields the protein MLINAPSPLEFRHLRTLAAIAETHSLSKAAARLHLSQPAVSHQVKALEELCGLALFERKSVPLRLTPGGQRLLQLAQLMESQMAEAERDLARIAGGNTGQLRIAVECHSCFDWLMPSMDAFRERWPEVEQDLVSGFHADPIGLLHEDRADLVIVSHAIKRARTVFHPLFRYEVSALLAKEHPLTAKPYLTPKDFSKETLVSYPIPDDRIDVMRDFLIPARIDPGKRRATELTVAILQLVASRRGIAAMPRWAVQPFLDREYVVARPLGKKGVESALYAATTEEMAEKAWMRDFLEIMRRGGFASLQGVRAFRGGKDRIDRNWADEALYFE
- a CDS encoding cryptochrome/photolyase family protein — its product is MKKYKTSLHWFRRDLRLVDNAGLWNAQQMSEQVVPVYVLSDWKKKHDWTGPNRQAFLCGNLQSLAKNLEAIGSRLVLRCGSAERELEKLLKETKAEALFVNRDPDPFGKEVEGKVKEVCERMGVAFHSFKDAVLHEADEVVKGDGSAYRVYTPYSKVWLGLAKPEPLPRVKSLGNAVGDNVKSEALPTLAHWGLEESGAELPEAGERAARERMKNFVGSRRLPEYAEKRNVPFGMHSSGLSPDLRYGLIGIRELYARCRKKAEEMSTGERKGVETYVKELGWREFYMAVLHFWPEVLETDFNPEFRNVRWDSDEALFEAWKAGMTGFPMVDAGMRQLLATGWMHNRLRMIVAMFLTKDLHCHWRLGESFFMQQLIDGEIASNNGGWQWSAGTGADAAPYFRIQNPWLQGKRFDPDGMYIKKWIPELKDVPVERLHEPAKLRLAKDYPLPIVDHHAERDKTLERFKQGKEKR
- a CDS encoding MotA/TolQ/ExbB proton channel family protein translates to MLDLISKGGALVFLLLGCLALAIAIFFERLSYFHRAELNIGEFLSGLASLIRRKNYAEALQECVATRVPAGRVLHAALLRHHAPREQLKEIVQEAGQLEVPRLERYLSVLHGIAHAAPLIGLLGTIAGLMNTFALLNKVGGFATPAQVSEGVYLSLVTSALGLAVAIPSYLFYAFLAAKSRHLMHDLERAGIEIVNILEDHREPAAMAEGGAQIVEFRNSEAQQRGRKA
- a CDS encoding GNAT family N-acetyltransferase, giving the protein MSDGSRFLELRGEELLPWLDGLGELRIAVFREYPYLYDGSLEYERDYLKVYARSEGSLVVLVTDEAGERVLGATTCLPLKDEGEEFQKPFLEKGYDVEKIGYFGESILLPELRGRGIGKEFFKRREAHAQRLGMKWTTFCAVDRAEDHPMRPKGYRPLNEFWRAQGYVQHPELQTTFVWKEMGEAEESPKMLTFWMKSWQN
- a CDS encoding nitrilase-related carbon-nitrogen hydrolase; the encoded protein is MAELTVDLMTCDVGAEAASPEAFADFLVSRTTDAWDGGADVVLFPEFSWLGLERFVEGGPGALQAVGKLFWEELWPGMSSKLTRSDKAVVLGTVPFVGTDGMLRNRAPVVVGDHVGYQDKLNLTPWESAFSPGEGVQLFSLGGVRFAVIICLDIEIPELSVALRGKGVDLILVPSATESVLGVERVGRCASARAVELGCYVGVSHLVGRAKSELVDENVGRLAWLTPSQVPFEKDERESGSAIFESGFEVNRVVVDGAKLARMRRRRAETNPSLLSVDLPRVMDENL
- the mscL gene encoding large conductance mechanosensitive channel protein MscL → MKIIEEFKSFVMRGNVIDLAVGVIIGGAFGKIVASAVEDLVMPFVGIVANADFSSLYVPLTQAGREAVANGVTTLAEAKKVGPVFAYGNFLTIFLNFLIVAFCIFMLIKILNRLHRKKEAEPAAPSPPPDEVVLLREIRDLLKEK
- a CDS encoding alpha/beta hydrolase family protein, with translation MTITRFLLVGLSLWMMGMGSGGVRGETAMDRWFEKEVKAIEGGLEREVKTKEDWLAKKGEYRRQLAEMLGLDPMPERTDLKATKTGEFEHEGIVVEKLHYQSMPGLYVTANLYRPKVVNERLPTVLYLSGHADKQKDGVSFGNKSGYSHHGVWYAKHGFVCLIIDTVQLGEIRGHHHGTHRLGRFWWMSRGYTPAGVEAWAGIRGLDYLETRSEVDKTRFGVAGRSGGGAYSWWVAALDERVKVAVPTAGITTLKNHVVDGKVSGHCDCMFMVNSYQWDFDKVAALVAPRPLLIANTDKDPIFPLDGVVKVYEGARRIYGLLGAEKNIGLHIAEGGHANVQPLNVGEFHWMTRFLQGAEAMSTFDGAAVPSGVAMEKLRVFEGELPKDEINTTVDEVFVKGAVVSEVPGNEKAWEKMRDGWRKDLETKTSFRNARIGDQSGKSVSEDQAEGDGLVMKRHRLFIDDEVSLELFLVHSAKVKPEELDLVVLNVLDDEGWGTFANTYGAAFGELLPKGTKAEVDEEAFEAERKMFGNFKWGMAYVAPRGEGPTAFVGTEKERTQWLRKFYLLGTTLETEQVLDVRCAIRGLRAVEGLKETKLWLQASRGQAVNAVYASLFEEGITRLDLHEMPGSHREVNAPNCLNVLKFLDVPQAVAMAAERTRVIIYGGEDEAWELPMGVAEKLEWGGEKGRGVQLRKEGH